One genomic region from Xyrauchen texanus isolate HMW12.3.18 chromosome 16, RBS_HiC_50CHRs, whole genome shotgun sequence encodes:
- the LOC127657067 gene encoding gamma-aminobutyric acid receptor subunit rho-1-like, producing the protein MSSMQLETVFVFMCICLMGTAGRASHKRGHKLESYKQSRLRRETTQVDGANHKSGSLIFRRSPDMTKSPMTKSEQLLRIDDHDFSMRPAFGGPPIPVGVDVQVESLDTISEVDMDFTMTLYLRHYWKDERLSFPSTNNQSMTFDSRLVKKIWVPDMFFVHSKRSFIHDTTTDNVMLRVYPDGNVLYSLRVTVTAMCNMDLSRFPLDTQTCSLEIESYAYTDDDLMLYWKKGNESLNTDDRISLSQFLIQKFHTTTKLAFYSSTGWYNRLYIHFTLRRHIFFFLLQTYFPATLMVMLSWVSFWIDRRAVPARVPLGITTVLTMSTIITGVNASMPRVSYIKAVDIYLWVSFVFVFLSVIEYAAVNYLTTVQERRERKLRNHLPCTCGIANPDEDIMMTTCYSDVDPNTNGNYGMPENGGRQERMLAQLTLADSQRSSPVKTSRGYVNIWIDTHAIDKYSRAIFPGAYTLFNIIYWSIYS; encoded by the exons ATTACGCAGAGAAACAACACAAGTGGATGGAGCAAATCACAAGTCTGGCAG CCTGATCTTCAGAAGAAGTCCAGACATGACTAAATCTCCTATGACCAAATCAGAGCAGCTGTTGAGGATAGACGATCATGATTTCTCAATGAGACCAGCATTTGGAG GACCTCCTATACCAGTTGGTGTGGATGTTCAGGTCGAGAGTCTAGACACCATCTCTGAGGTTGACATG GATTTCACCATGACTCTGTATTTGAGACATTATTGGAAAGATGAGCGTCTGTCATTCCCGAGCACCAACAATCAGAGCATGACATTTGACAGCAGGCTTGTAAAGAAGATCTGGGTTCCTGACATGTTTTTCGTTCATTCCAAAAGATCTTTCATTCACGACACAACAACAGATAATGTGATGTTACGTGTGTACCCTGATGGAAATGTTCTCTACAGTCTCAG agTGACGGTGACAGCGATGTGTAACATGGACTTGAGTCGATTTCCTCTGGACACACAGACCTGCTCATTAGAGATCGAGAGCT ATGCATACACTGATGATGATCTGATGTTGTACTGGAAGAAAGGCAATGAGTCTCTGAACACGGACGACAGGATTTCTCTGTCTCAGTTTCTCATTCAGAAGTTCCACACAACAACTAAACTCGCTTTCTACAGCAGTACAG GCTGGTATAATCGGTTGTACATTCATTTCACACTGCGTCGGCACATCTTCTTCTTCCTGCTGCAGACATATTTCCCTGCGACACTGATGGTCATGTTGTCCTGGGTGTCCTTCTGGATTGACCGCAGAGCCGTTCCTGCTCGAGTTCCACTGG GCATCACAACAGTCCTGACGATGTCCACCATCATCACTGGAGTGAACGCGTCCATGCCCAGAGTCTCCTACATCAAAGCTGTGGACATCTACCTGTGGGTTAGCTTCGTCTTCGTCTTCCTCTCGGTCATCGAGTACGCCGCAGTGAATTACCTGACCACCGTACAGGAGCGACGAGAGAGGAAACTCAGAAATCAT TTGCCGTGCACGTGTGGTATAGCAAACCCTGACGAGGACATAATGATGACGACCTGCTACAGTGATGTGGATCCAAACACAAACGGGAATTATGGAATGCCTGAGAATGGTGGGAGACAGGAGAGGATGTTGGCGCAGCTCACACTCGCCGATTCGCAGAGATCGAGTCCAGTGAAAACATCACGTGGTTATGTCAACATCTGGATAGACACTCACGCTATAGACAAATACTCTCGAGCGATCTTTCCTGGTGCGTACACGCTCTTTAACATCATCTACTGGTCCATCTACTCCTAA